The genomic window AAAAAAAATCTTTTATACTTAGTCTAAATATTGACTGTTTTTAATAGTTAAAATAACTAAAATATAGTATTATAACGGCAAAATAAAAAGGAAATAATAAATATTTATGCATAATAAAAATTTTTTAAAAGAACTTACTATTATGTTAGTTGAAGATGATGAAATAATTTGTGAACAGCTATTTTCCAGTATGAAAGATTTTTTTAAAGAAGTTATAATAACAAAAAATGGTAAAGAAGCTTTTGACAAATTTTTGGAATTAAAAACAAAAATAGATATTGTAATAAGTGATATTTCAATGCCTTTGGTAAATGGAATTGAACTTTTAGAAAATATAAGAGAAATTGATAAATATATCCCTTTTATATTTACAACTGCTTATACTCAAAAAGATTATTTAATTAGTAGTATAAAATATGGAGTTAATGATTTTATTGTTAAACCATTAGACATTGGCTTATTAATAGATAAAATTGAATCAGTATGTAAAAAAAATAAAAGTGAAATAGAAATAATAAATCATCAAGAGATGATTAAAGAGTACTTCAATACAATAAATAAAGTTGCTATTGTTTATATATATGATTTAGAAGGTAAAATCTTATATATAAATGATTTTTTTAAAGAGTTGTCTAAATATGAAGATAATGATTTAATAGGTGAACATTATACAAAAATATATCATTTGGATATTTCTAAAGAGCTTATAAATAAACAAGAAGAGAGTTTAAAAGATTCAGAAAAATTCACAGGAAATTTAAAATGTTCCACTAAAGATAATGCAGTTTTTTATGTAAATTGTACAGTTCTTCCTTCTAAAGAGAATGGTAAAATTAAAAATTTCACAAGTATAAATTTTTTAACAACTAAAGAAGAAAATGAAAGAAGAGAATTTAAAAAGAAAGTTCTATATAATTTTCAAGAGACAAAAAAGATATTTTCAAAAGCACAAGAACGAATAGACAAATTGACTTTTGAATTATCAAAATATGCAAATTATCATAAAAAAGAGATTATCTTAAAAAATCTTCAAGTTGAAAATAGCATTTATTTAGAAAAAGTTTATTCAGTTGAAGAAAAAATCAAAAGAATAAAAGCTCGCCAAGATATGTTTACTTTTGAAATTAATATAAAAATAAAACAAATTTCTCAATCTGCTGCTGATTTATTAGATAATAGTGAAAAATTACAAAAAAAAATGAATAAAATGTCCCATGAAATAAAATTAAGAGATAAATATATTAAGAGATTGAATCTAGAAGTTGAAGAACGAACTCAAAAAATTGTTAATTTAGAAGATGTTCTTTTACATAGGGATAGTCAAATATTAGAATTGAAATAAAAAAAGGTATTTATTGTGTTAAAAAAAGATAATTTGTTTAGTAAACTAAATATTATGATTGTTGAAAGTGCAGATGACAGTTGTTTTGGTGAAGATTTTATTAACAAATTTAATAGTGTAATTTTCAAAGATAATGAAAATGACGCTATTGATTATTATAAAAATAATTTAAACACAGAAAAAAAAATAGATATTATTTTAAGTCAAATGTATTTTTCTGATAAAAAAGCAACAAATATTTTAGAAAATATAAAAAAGATTGATGAAAATATATCATTTATTATATTTACAAAAGATATAGAGAATAGCGATTTATTAACTTTGATAAAATTAGAAATAAGCGATTTTCTATTTGAGCCGTTTACTTTTGATGAAATTATGCTTGCCATTGAAAAAATTTGCGACATAAAATATAATCAATTATTTAAAGAAAAAATACAAAAAGATTTAGAAAATATTATTGATCTTGTAGATGAAGTTTCCATTGTTTCAAAAACAAACTTGCATAATGAAATTATATTTGTAAATAAATCATTTTGTGAAATTTCTAATTTTACGCAAGAAGAACTAATAGGAAAAAAACACAATTTTCTTAGTGATATAAATAGAGTAGTTTTTGATGAATTAGAAGAAATAATTCATAAAGGAGTTCTTTGGGAGGGGAAAATGAAGTATTTATCAAAAGATTCTGAAGAATTTTTTACATATTTAACAGTAATTCCTCTTCTTGATTTCAGAAATAATATAAAAGAGTTCATTTGGATACAATTTTTAGCAACAGAATATGAACAAGAACAAAAAAATTTTAAAAGAAAAGTTGCTCAAAATATAAATGTTAGTAGAAGAATTAATACTCAAGCTAGAGAAAAAATTGATGAATTGCAAAATCAACTGGAATTTTATAATAGTATTGATTATATAATAGAAGAAGAAGAAAAAAGAAAAAGTAAGTTTAGTAGTCAATATAAATATTTTGAAAAGTTAAGTAATGAAAGTGAAGAAAAACTAAAAGAAGTAAGCACAAGAGCAAAAGAGAAAATAAAAGAAGTTGTTTCCTTGCAACAAGAAGCAAAAGAAAGAAATGATCTTATTCGAACTTCTTATAAAAAAGTATCAAGAGAATTTTTTGAAAAAACTTCTATTGTAAAAGATTTAGTAAGCGTCTTAAGTGAACAAAAAAATAAAATAGATACTCTTTTATCTAGGATTGATATAAAGGAAATTAAATTAGGTTTAAAATGAATTATGAGATAAAAAATAGTTTTATAAAAGCAAAAATTAAATCTTTTGGAGCAGAATTAAATAGTTTACAAAAAGTAGATGAAAACTTAGAATATATCTGGCAAGGAAATCCTAAATATTGGAATCGTCATTCTCCTATTCTTTTTCCAATTGTTGGAAGATTAAAAGATGATAGTTATATTTATCAAAATCAAAAATACAATATGACTCAACATGGATTTGCCAGAGATAAAGAGTTTGAAGTTGTAAAAAATGAAGTTGATTTTATAGAGTTTAGGCTTTGTAGTGATGAAAAAACTTTAGAAATTTATCCCTTTTGCTTTGAACTTTTTATCTCATATAAACTTGAAAAAAACAGTTTAGTTATTGCCTATAAAGTAATAAACAAATCCCTAGATAAAATGCTTTTTTCAATAGGTGCTCATCCTGCTTTTAACTGGCCTTTAGAAGAAGATGAAAAAAAAGAGGACTACTTTTTGGAGTTTGAAAATATAAATGAGTGTAAAAGATATTTTTTAAATGATAAAGGTTTAGTATATAAAAGTGAAGATTTAAAAATAATTGAAAATAAAATGCCTTTAAATGAAGAATTATTCAAAAATGATGCTTTAGTTTTTAATGATTTAAATATAAAAAAACTCACTTTAAAAAATTCAAATAATCAAAATTTTGTAAAACTAAATTTTGTAAAATTCCCATATTTAGGTATCTGGTCAAAACCTAGTGCTGCACCATTTTTGTGTATTGAACCTTGGTTTGGAGTTGCAGATGTTGAAAATTCTACTCAAAATCTAAAAGATAAAAATGCAATGATTACTTTACAAAAAGATGAAATTTTTTCTTGTTTTTATAGTATTGAAATATAAATAGCAATAATTGGATTGTTATATAATTATAATTTACTTATACTTCTATGTTTTAAAAATATTGGAGTATTTAAATGAAAATATCAAATGTTTTATATATAAAAGTGGGAATTGTAACTAGTACTAAACTTGAAAATTCTAAAAGAAGTGAATTGACTTCAGGAATTAAAAAATATCCAGTTTCCAAAGCAAATCTAACAAAAACAGGTTTTAAAGAAGATTTTCAAGCTGATTTAGAACATCATGGTGGCGTTAATAAAACTTTATTTCTTTTTTCTGCTTTGACTTATGAAAAAATAAACTCTTTTTTTAACAACAGTTTTGAGATGACAAATATGGCATATTTTGGAGAAAATCTAATTTTATCTGATATTTGTGAAAAAGATATTTGTGTTGGTGATATTTTAAAAATAGGGCAAACAAAAGTTCAAATAACACAACCAAGGCAACCTTGTTGGAAATTAAGTGCAAATACAAATCAAAAAAATATGACAAAATTTATTTTTGACAATGGGCTTACAGGTTGGTATGCAAAAGTCTTAGAAGAGGGAATTATTTGTCAAAATGATGAAGTTATTTTACAAGAGCGGAAACATCCTAATTTAACAATTGAAAAATTAAATAAATTAATAGTAAATCCCATGAGTGATGAAACTATTAGCCTTGAAGCTTTAAATTGTGAAGATTTAGGAAAACAATTTTTTGAGTCATTATCTAAAAGATTTAAATTAAAAGATAAAGATAATCAATTTTCATATTATCATACATAAGGAATAAAAATGAATGAAGATAGTTATTTATTACCTTTATACAATAGATTAAATGTATCATTTGTAAAAGGTAAAAAATCAGTTTTATACGATGAAAAAGGCAAAGATTATATAGATTTTACTTCAGGAATTGGAGTAAATAGTTTGGGATATTGTAATAAAGAACTTGTTAAAACTATGGAAAAACAAGCAAATAAAATTTTACATACTTCAAATGTTTATCATATAGAATCTCAAGAAAAATGTGCAAAAAAAATAGTGGAATTAAGTACTTATGATATGAAATGTTTTTTTTGTAATAGTGGAGCAGAAGCAAATGAAAGTGCAATAAAACTTGCAAGAAAATATGGGAATACTGCATTTTCAACGCCAAAATATAAAATTATCACTATTCAAAACTCTTTTCATGGAAGAACAATAGCTACTTTAAAAGCAACAGCTCAAGAAGATAAACATAAATATTTTGGGCCTTATCCAGATGGATTTATTTACGCAAAAGATATAACTGAAGCTATAAATTTGATTGATGATTCTACGGTTGCTGTTATGCTTGAATTGATTCAAGGTGAGGGTGGTATTTATATGCAAGATGTAAATAAAGTAAAAGAGTTAGAGAGAACTTTAAAAAATAAAAAACTTCTTTTAATAGTTGACGAAGTTCAAACAGGAGTTTATAGAAGTGGGAATTTTTTAATGTCTCAATATTTTGCAATTAAGCCAGATATTATAACTCTTGCAAAAGGTTTAGCAAGTGGAATTCCAATTGGTGTAATGATGACAAGTTTAAAAGATGTTTTAACAGCTGGTGATCATGGTTCGACATTTGGAGGAAATCATTTTTCAACTACAGTTTGTAACAAAGTTCTTGATATTTTAGAAGAATATTTAAATAGTGGAAAACTTGAATCAAATATTAATTATTTTAACAAATATTTAGACCATTTAGTTGATAGCTATCCTAAAATATTTTTACAAAGAAATGGTTGGGGATTTATGAAAGGGCTTGTATTAAAAGATGAAAATAAACTTTCTGAAATTATAAATAATGCCTTAGAAAATGGTGTTTTAGTTTTGAAATCAGGAAAAAATATAATTAGATTTTTACCACCTTTGACTATTTCAAAAAAAGAGATAAAAGAAGGGTTTAATAGATTTGAAAAAACAATTCAACAGAGTTAATAAATTTTATTAACTCTGTTTATTTTTTACAAAATCTGCAAATAGTTTTATGATTTTATTTGAATAATTTGTATCTTTGACTTTTGCTAATATTTCATCTTCATTTATATTTTTACTTTTTGCAACTTCACTAATATAGGCTTTCATAATATTTTCATCATATTCTGGATGAAATTGAACAGCCCAAATATTTGGCTCAATTTTAAAAGCATGATTTTTTTCAAACTCATTTGAAGCCAAAACAATGGCATTTAAAGGCAAAGTTAACGCACTTTGAGAATGAACAACATGAACATCAAATGTTTGTGGAAGATGTTTGAAAATCTCATCATTTTGTGCCTCTTGACTAAGAGAAATATTTACAGTTCCTAACTCCATACCTTTTGGATGATAGTTTACTTCTGCACCTAAACTTTTTGCAATTAATTGATGACCATAACAAATACCTAAAAGTGGTATTTTATGTTTTAAAAGTTCTTTTATGAAAGCTTCTATTTTTAAACTCCATGGAAGTTCTTGTGTCACCATTGCGTGTGAACCTGTGATTATTACACCAGCGCAGTTTTCAAATTTTGGTAATTGTTCATTTTGTTGAATATCAATAATTTGAGTTGAAAAATCATCTATATATTTTAAAATCCAATGCTCAAAATCTCCATATTTTTCAACAATATTGTCAAATGTTGTTCCAGCTTTTATGATATAAATCTTTTTCATTTTTTACCTTGATAATTTTAATAATA from Arcobacter venerupis includes these protein-coding regions:
- a CDS encoding response regulator; this encodes MHNKNFLKELTIMLVEDDEIICEQLFSSMKDFFKEVIITKNGKEAFDKFLELKTKIDIVISDISMPLVNGIELLENIREIDKYIPFIFTTAYTQKDYLISSIKYGVNDFIVKPLDIGLLIDKIESVCKKNKSEIEIINHQEMIKEYFNTINKVAIVYIYDLEGKILYINDFFKELSKYEDNDLIGEHYTKIYHLDISKELINKQEESLKDSEKFTGNLKCSTKDNAVFYVNCTVLPSKENGKIKNFTSINFLTTKEENERREFKKKVLYNFQETKKIFSKAQERIDKLTFELSKYANYHKKEIILKNLQVENSIYLEKVYSVEEKIKRIKARQDMFTFEINIKIKQISQSAADLLDNSEKLQKKMNKMSHEIKLRDKYIKRLNLEVEERTQKIVNLEDVLLHRDSQILELK
- a CDS encoding PAS domain-containing protein — its product is MLKKDNLFSKLNIMIVESADDSCFGEDFINKFNSVIFKDNENDAIDYYKNNLNTEKKIDIILSQMYFSDKKATNILENIKKIDENISFIIFTKDIENSDLLTLIKLEISDFLFEPFTFDEIMLAIEKICDIKYNQLFKEKIQKDLENIIDLVDEVSIVSKTNLHNEIIFVNKSFCEISNFTQEELIGKKHNFLSDINRVVFDELEEIIHKGVLWEGKMKYLSKDSEEFFTYLTVIPLLDFRNNIKEFIWIQFLATEYEQEQKNFKRKVAQNINVSRRINTQAREKIDELQNQLEFYNSIDYIIEEEEKRKSKFSSQYKYFEKLSNESEEKLKEVSTRAKEKIKEVVSLQQEAKERNDLIRTSYKKVSREFFEKTSIVKDLVSVLSEQKNKIDTLLSRIDIKEIKLGLK
- a CDS encoding aldose 1-epimerase family protein; translated protein: MNYEIKNSFIKAKIKSFGAELNSLQKVDENLEYIWQGNPKYWNRHSPILFPIVGRLKDDSYIYQNQKYNMTQHGFARDKEFEVVKNEVDFIEFRLCSDEKTLEIYPFCFELFISYKLEKNSLVIAYKVINKSLDKMLFSIGAHPAFNWPLEEDEKKEDYFLEFENINECKRYFLNDKGLVYKSEDLKIIENKMPLNEELFKNDALVFNDLNIKKLTLKNSNNQNFVKLNFVKFPYLGIWSKPSAAPFLCIEPWFGVADVENSTQNLKDKNAMITLQKDEIFSCFYSIEI
- a CDS encoding MOSC domain-containing protein, whose product is MKISNVLYIKVGIVTSTKLENSKRSELTSGIKKYPVSKANLTKTGFKEDFQADLEHHGGVNKTLFLFSALTYEKINSFFNNSFEMTNMAYFGENLILSDICEKDICVGDILKIGQTKVQITQPRQPCWKLSANTNQKNMTKFIFDNGLTGWYAKVLEEGIICQNDEVILQERKHPNLTIEKLNKLIVNPMSDETISLEALNCEDLGKQFFESLSKRFKLKDKDNQFSYYHT
- a CDS encoding aspartate aminotransferase family protein, with the translated sequence MNEDSYLLPLYNRLNVSFVKGKKSVLYDEKGKDYIDFTSGIGVNSLGYCNKELVKTMEKQANKILHTSNVYHIESQEKCAKKIVELSTYDMKCFFCNSGAEANESAIKLARKYGNTAFSTPKYKIITIQNSFHGRTIATLKATAQEDKHKYFGPYPDGFIYAKDITEAINLIDDSTVAVMLELIQGEGGIYMQDVNKVKELERTLKNKKLLLIVDEVQTGVYRSGNFLMSQYFAIKPDIITLAKGLASGIPIGVMMTSLKDVLTAGDHGSTFGGNHFSTTVCNKVLDILEEYLNSGKLESNINYFNKYLDHLVDSYPKIFLQRNGWGFMKGLVLKDENKLSEIINNALENGVLVLKSGKNIIRFLPPLTISKKEIKEGFNRFEKTIQQS
- a CDS encoding glutamine amidotransferase, whose translation is MKKIYIIKAGTTFDNIVEKYGDFEHWILKYIDDFSTQIIDIQQNEQLPKFENCAGVIITGSHAMVTQELPWSLKIEAFIKELLKHKIPLLGICYGHQLIAKSLGAEVNYHPKGMELGTVNISLSQEAQNDEIFKHLPQTFDVHVVHSQSALTLPLNAIVLASNEFEKNHAFKIEPNIWAVQFHPEYDENIMKAYISEVAKSKNINEDEILAKVKDTNYSNKIIKLFADFVKNKQS